DNA sequence from the Macrobrachium rosenbergii isolate ZJJX-2024 chromosome 55, ASM4041242v1, whole genome shotgun sequence genome:
AATTTCTTCACGTAAATGTTGTAATCATGAAAGCATATCCTGGAAAATATCACAACTTAAGAATACGCTATATTTTCTAATACTCTTCTCTTATgctattttctataataattgtGATGTTACCTTGTATATGAATACCCTTCCATAACGTAACCAATTTTGCTAGCGTAATTGTTATCATACAATtcgaatagagaaaaatatatgcTTGACTTCCAGGAATTATTCAAGATTATGCTCTGCTGTTTGTTTAACTGCTTTGCTAAAATTATTTACAACAATGCCTCGTCATCTACAGGAACCACCGAAACTATGGTTCCAATAAAGGGTCACTTATGagcaaaagaaataagcaaaatgaTCCTAAAACCAAAAGTGCTCTGATGACACAGTCAGTAATGAAACCCCAAAAAACTTTGGTTTTACCCTCACCTTTCTGTTCATCACTATTTGAGCCAGAAGGAACGTCGTCTTTTGGAGAACTATCTGCAGGCACTGAAGTCTTTTGGGAACTATCCTGATCTGGGGTACTCTCTGATGACTGATCCTCTACAGACATCTGTTCGTGCATGGCTTGAAAAGAACTTCCCTGGAGTTTGACTTCTAACTGGGTAGAGTAATTTAACTGAAGAGATATTGACTGTGGTGTAAGCCTTCCAGTATCTTCACTAACAGCGCTCAAGTATTCATCTTCATTAACAATGTATGGAGTTTCCGCATTCTGATAAACCTCTGGATCATAAGGAAGACTGGTAGACCTCACaaacatttctttcttgtttttatcacATGCTTGGTCCACATATGATAAACTTGCTGCCCTAGCTGGTTCACAGCATGTTGAAGCCACAGGTTtatcaaaactaaaaactaaaggTTCTGAAGAATTAATACTTTGGGAACGACAAGCAGTACAGTTAGGCATTGGACAAACAGCACTTGGAGAAGCCAAAACAGACTCTTGACTTGCTTGGGATCCTTCACGAGGAGCAGGTGGAAATCGCTCAGTTACTCGTCGACGCACTTCTGCCAGTTCTGAATCAAGACTTGCTGTTGAATCAGAGTCACTTGTTCCCGCTCGTCGTTCCGCTTCCTCCTTTTTAGGAGAAATTGGCTCATGTTTCTCTGGTATTTCATATTGGTGCTCAGCAGGAACAGTAACAGATAGTGtcttttgcttcaaatttttttgCAGCTCTCTTGTATTGTCTATCTGTTTTGAAGAGATTGCCGAAGGTTTTGTTCCAGCTGCATCTGGCGAAGAAACTAAACCTGTGGGACCAGCAGCATTAGCAGGGTCCTGAGAATCAACAACACTGAGAATAGTATCTAACAATTCACTGTAAAAATCTGTATCTCCAGGCTCTCCCTGCTGAAGAGTTGAACTTGAACCATCTCTTTCACAGGTCACCTGAAGACTTGACTTTTCTTCCATGTCTGTGCTAACTATATCATCAGTAACAGAACTAGTTTCAGAGGGAGCCACAATCACAGGTTCATCTGCTGCAAGTGATGTCTTTGTTGTGGTAAGATTATGAACAGAGTCTGACCCATTTGTTGGcagtttcacttctttttctggAGTTAATGTAATATCTGGATGTCCTGATTTAACAGTAAGATCCTCTTCATTCTGTGCCACTTGTGTGATCGATGGTATTTCAGAGAGAGCTTCTGAACTCCAAGAGGCACCAACATCagacgaagatgaagatgctctGAAAGCTGGTTTAGAGCTTACTTGATGGGGCCTTGTGTTTTTACTCTTCTTTGATGAATCACTTTCATTGACCACAGACTCATCTGCAAACTGACCCTTATTAGAAGAATCTGTATCTGACTCACCAGCTGGGGGTTGTACAACAGGCTTTTGCGCCAAATCTAAAGTTGAACCAGTATTGCTGGAGATACAAGGAGCACAACTCTGCAGTATCCTATCAATTGCACTACTTCTGCTACTGTTACTACTAGTACTGATAGAACTGTGACATCGTCTTTCTAATTCAGTAATTTCTAGCTTTGAGGTTTCATTTGCTTGAGATGTTTCATAGCTATCGGTATTCTGTTCATCACTGCCATCTTGTTTACCAGATTTTGAGCCTTTTCCAAGCTCTGAACCAATTGAATATGATCTTCTACGTTCTCCTGGGAATTCATTGTCAAAATAATGTAGTTTCTGAAGTCTGACTCCAGTAATATCtgacttttgtttctttaaaattcccACACGAACAGACCTTTGCTTCATATAGTTTGACTTCTGCTTTTCTATTCTACTTTCAGACTCAGGCTGCCTTTTTTTCAATGAGGATTTTTCAAAAGTTGATCGCCTTGGGGAAGCTGGTTCAGATGAGATTTTAGGTGGTCTCCCAGATATTATAGGGGACCTAGAATATTCCCTAGTTTCAGTCCTTTCACTGTAAGATAAGCTGCCACtacatgaattttctttctttagaatactATGTTCCTGAATGTGTTGAGATTTCAGTATTCCAGTTACAGCACTACCTAAACTTGCAGCATCTGGGAGGCTTTGGGGAACGTCTTTCATCTTTCCTGGAGGGGGATCAAACAATTTTCCAGGTGCTGggagattttcatatatatgtactactTTTGCAACCAAGTTTTTTGGCTTTTCTTCTGTGGCATCAATATTAACTTCCGCTTCACTGTGAGTGGATATGTCTATAACTCCAGCCTTATAGACTTCAGGtacattttcataaatgtgaCTTTCACTTGCTGTGCTACTAGTGACGGAAAAATTTCCTTGTAGGGCTTCAACTGGTTTGATAGATTCTTTAAAGACTGACTCAAGTGGTTGGGCCTGTTCTAGAATAGTTGATTCTATTTGTTCTGTTGCAATTCTTAATAATGAATTCTGTTTATGAAGCTGCTTCTGTGTTTTTTTATCCTCCTGGTTTGGACTAGTGTCTTGGTTTACCaaggatttattattatcatcgataTCCGATTCAAAGTCTCTTCCTTGAGGAGGAGACATGAGATCTAATACATTTTCACGGGAATCTTTCTTCTTCAATACACCAACAATGCGGCAAGATGAATTACTCTTCATAATGGGAGGTGTATCAATAGGATTTGTAATCTCAACACAGCTGAGACTGGAGAGCCGAATGTTCTCAACACTACGGCTCTTCGCTCTAATCTTCCCTGATACACCACGTGCAAATATTTCACTAACCGTTGATGTTTTATTTGCATCAGTTACAGCAGCCTCGAGTTTATCTTTCTCAAACTCACTCTCAGTTTGACTTCTTTTGAAGGAAGGCAAATGAGCTGGCTTCGAGGTGCTACCATCATCACTGTCTAATGCTGGCTCACTAGCAAGTCTAAAGTTTCCCTCAGATATAGTCTTTGTAAGTCTACGATGGCTTGGCATCAGTTTTCTTGTAATCCTGTTTTCTTTGTGAGTGGGAGACCTTTCCTTATCAGGCTCTCCTCCCAATCTTATATTCTCAATTCTTATCTCATTCCCACTAGAAGTAAGTAAATTTGCCTTAGGTGGAATGTTGACGTAAGTTACTTCTGGCTCCTGTTTTGCAATTGTGTAGGCACTTGGAACATAAAGGTCCCCATGACTtccaaaaacttttatttcagtataAGCAATCTCTACTTCCCTTCCTTCAACAGATGCAACATCACTTATGTTCTGGTTTGATTCGAAGACATCATCTTCTAATACTGAAGGACTCTTCAAATTAGGAGTGGATTCTGCTTGTTGTAACTCATCAGACTTGGAGAATTCAAAGGATGTTGACGAAATAACACGACGCATTCCATCCCCATCTTCTTCACTATTTGGGCTAATGCATTCCCTGCTCCTACTAATGTCTTTTGGACTTAATGTAAAATGAACACTATGTATCTCTTGTTTCAAAACAGTAGGAGATCTAATAACTTCCTCTTTCGTGATGCCTTCTAATATGTCATCTGACTCTTTATTACTATTAGAATTTAAAACAGGAATTAAATGTTTTGCACCTTGTGTGTCAGTCTTATTTTGGTCAGCAATTTTATGTGACACAGCATCCTTTGGAGAACTAATGCTAATTGTCCTTTGGCTAGTTTTTGTTTCATCTGCATTGTCTAAGAGACAACTATTATCATTCTTGTGTTCTTTGACATCCATGGCAAATGCTTTGTAATCTTTCAGATTTCTCTCATTGTTTGTTAATGACCGACTTTCTGTTTCACTTGCGTCTCTGCTCTGACTCTCGGTAGCGTCTTTAGTGCCTTCATTCACTGCTGAGTTTTCAACTTCTTCCTCTGTCAAAGATTCGTCAATCTGATCACCAGTAAGAGATATTTTTTCGAGTTCATCTATTTCATCATCTGCTCTTTCTTGATCCCCCAGTGAAGTTACTGTTAGTTCCTCTCCTTTTTCACTCGATCCATCATCTGCATCATCAGTTTTCCTTACGTCTGGTGGTTGGTCATTCATGCTTCCTTTGATGGAGCGTATTTTTTCAATCATTATACCATCATCTTGCTTGAACTTTGCAATCATTTCGTCCCTTCGTGTTACAGATACTTTTGTAGCATTTTGTTCTCGTTTTAGATTGTCTTTCATCTCATCACTTTCATTAGGAATATCTTTCTTAAGCTCATCCTCATGCTTATCAGTGTCTTGTGATTTTTTCTCTTCCAATTCCTCTTTCTTTACCTTTACCTCTGCTTCTGCttgtgtctcctcctcctcctcctcctcctcctcctcctcctcctcatcctcctcctcctcatcctcctcaccATAGTTAGCGGTATCATTGTTATCCTCCTTCATCAGGTTACTTTCCTCTGGTATCGAGTTTCTTATTTTGCCGAGGTCTTCGGGTTTCTCTTGATTATTTCTTTCACACTGAGGAGGAATACAGCTATTTCCTTTGCTCTCCTTCACTAGTTTAATGGAATTTTCTTTCTCCACATCCTCCTTAATTTCTGAATCGATGCCACTTTCCACAGCTTTATGGTTCGGGTCAGTCATTGACACTTCTTTGTTTTCCGCTGATTTTTCCGTTTGTGATTGTGCTTCCTCTTCATCATTGTCATTCTTTGATTCTGTGTCTATTTTTCTTCGTCCTCCCAGTCTATCATTTTCCTTCATGTCTATCTCTTTGCTTTCCTGAGGTGAATTTTCATCAGATTTAATATCCTTGGGTAAGCTGTCACTTTCCTTATCGCCATCTGCTTTCTTACTAGCATCCTCTATTATTTTGCTATCACAAGTTGTGGTATTTTCTACCGATTTTTCAAAAAAGCTGCCAATAAATTTGCTTCGTTTTTCAGATTTAGCGCTACCCTTGAAATGCTCTTGAATTAACTTTTCATTTCGAATTATTTCTCGGGGCTTTTGTTGCTGGTTTTCAAAGAACTGAATAATTTCAGCATCCAATTTCCCACTCATTTTTGACGCCATGTAAACATATCGTTGACGATTATCCTGCTGCGATCTGTTTTCAATAAAAGTGTCCAGACGTTGTCTACAATCTGAAATTTCTCTACGCATAGCTTTGAAAGGCTTTGCTTCTGTCTCTACGTTGCATACATTCTCAGTCTGCTCATCTAGTTgtcctttgttgtttttgttatccAAATTACCTTCTGAGTCAAATTCTTTTCTAACTTTCTTTCCACTTACATTTGGCTCTTCCTCTAATTCATTAACTATTTTACTTTCATCTTCTGTGGGTTCGTCAGGCTTCTTCTCTGCATCACTTCTCTTAATACACTGTTTTGCGCTTTCACTAGTTTTGTGTGTATCTGCAACATCACCCTGAGCAGTTTCCTTTTGCTTGACATCATCTTTCTGTGACTCTGTATCACTACTTTTCGCATCTTCGGTGCCTTTGACAGACGAAACGCTGCTTCTGCGAGAGTCTCCATTgctagattttttctttccatttagtttccCAAGTTTCTGGTTAGAATTCTCTGTTTTTTTGCAACTGGAAGGAGGTGAATTCTTAGGCGATCTCTGAAAGAGATTTTTTCCCTGCGGGGAAACAACCTTTATAATCCTTCCATGTGTTAACCTTGGCGATGGGGATTTCTTCGATATATTAGGAGACGCCGCCTTTTTATGTGATACTCGTGGTGATTCTGCTTTGGGAG
Encoded proteins:
- the LOC136835431 gene encoding uro-adherence factor A-like isoform X6, encoding MVATEQDGGSIKPSTAVAGEPLKPDTCDPKRLEAEGERTYQCSADTGPGRVLHERSVDHTACTCCDKQLGSKEVHCSENRNAIVAAYSSSENIHETDNVANVCCKVKVQQSKEIIYKSDSEKNSDLNIFAVTSDNSSFILSNVSSVIEPNNDVIKCDDVTSVVAGEDNHLEQYKSSQRTDASSVEILENEANEYKETGKTEGKRSIENKGSVAVSDNQGNQNGTNLVPDNDPENLEGPWSSPQLAKVVQELVVCKKFNMTTAQAKKRQHNISRLDIPTKDRTVIFDSTKLSSKVKTEKVEISGIVGLETKKDSGSHDDLLKGVARKLKSSASRSKKSVTEKDKSSEIYSGTPEPCNSLQPQEVSGNSNPAAEGRRLYTKNPRNDGKKQLTHRSKFFGRGHGDINKIEGTRGKGKPSEESKFLPSPKIEKLSHSPQFHKGKLSSSAKRDAPVTQSSPHQSPMRLRHQPSLKGSPKSESRRSSCSSSCHSPKLNSSRRNSPRLGSKTPSSNSPKSSPKAESPRVSHKKAASPNISKKSPSPRLTHGRIIKVVSPQGKNLFQRSPKNSPPSSCKKTENSNQKLGKLNGKKKSSNGDSRRSSVSSVKGTEDAKSSDTESQKDDVKQKETAQGDVADTHKTSESAKQCIKRSDAEKKPDEPTEDESKIVNELEEEPNVSGKKVRKEFDSEGNLDNKNNKGQLDEQTENVCNVETEAKPFKAMRREISDCRQRLDTFIENRSQQDNRQRYVYMASKMSGKLDAEIIQFFENQQQKPREIIRNEKLIQEHFKGSAKSEKRSKFIGSFFEKSVENTTTCDSKIIEDASKKADGDKESDSLPKDIKSDENSPQESKEIDMKENDRLGGRRKIDTESKNDNDEEEAQSQTEKSAENKEVSMTDPNHKAVESGIDSEIKEDVEKENSIKLVKESKGNSCIPPQCERNNQEKPEDLGKIRNSIPEESNLMKEDNNDTANYGEEDEEEEDEEEEEEEEEEEEETQAEAEVKVKKEELEEKKSQDTDKHEDELKKDIPNESDEMKDNLKREQNATKVSVTRRDEMIAKFKQDDGIMIEKIRSIKGSMNDQPPDVRKTDDADDGSSEKGEELTVTSLGDQERADDEIDELEKISLTGDQIDESLTEEEVENSAVNEGTKDATESQSRDASETESRSLTNNERNLKDYKAFAMDVKEHKNDNSCLLDNADETKTSQRTISISSPKDAVSHKIADQNKTDTQGAKHLIPVLNSNSNKESDDILEGITKEEVIRSPTVLKQEIHSVHFTLSPKDISRSRECISPNSEEDGDGMRRVISSTSFEFSKSDELQQAESTPNLKSPSVLEDDVFESNQNISDVASVEGREVEIAYTEIKVFGSHGDLYVPSAYTIAKQEPEVTYVNIPPKANLLTSSGNEIRIENIRLGGEPDKERSPTHKENRITRKLMPSHRRLTKTISEGNFRLASEPALDSDDGSTSKPAHLPSFKRSQTESEFEKDKLEAAVTDANKTSTVSEIFARGVSGKIRAKSRSVENIRLSSLSCVEITNPIDTPPIMKSNSSCRIVGVLKKKDSRENVLDLMSPPQGRDFESDIDDNNKSLVNQDTSPNQEDKKTQKQLHKQNSLLRIATEQIESTILEQAQPLESVFKESIKPVEALQGNFSVTSSTASESHIYENVPEVYKAGVIDISTHSEAEVNIDATEEKPKNLVAKVVHIYENLPAPGKLFDPPPGKMKDVPQSLPDAASLGSAVTGILKSQHIQEHSILKKENSCSGSLSYSERTETREYSRSPIISGRPPKISSEPASPRRSTFEKSSLKKRQPESESRIEKQKSNYMKQRSVRVGILKKQKSDITGVRLQKLHYFDNEFPGERRRSYSIGSELGKGSKSGKQDGSDEQNTDSYETSQANETSKLEITELERRCHSSISTSSNSSRSSAIDRILQSCAPCISSNTGSTLDLAQKPVVQPPAGESDTDSSNKGQFADESVVNESDSSKKSKNTRPHQVSSKPAFRASSSSSDVGASWSSEALSEIPSITQVAQNEEDLTVKSGHPDITLTPEKEVKLPTNGSDSVHNLTTTKTSLAADEPVIVAPSETSSVTDDIVSTDMEEKSSLQVTCERDGSSSTLQQGEPGDTDFYSELLDTILSVVDSQDPANAAGPTGLVSSPDAAGTKPSAISSKQIDNTRELQKNLKQKTLSVTVPAEHQYEIPEKHEPISPKKEEAERRAGTSDSDSTASLDSELAEVRRRVTERFPPAPREGSQASQESVLASPSAVCPMPNCTACRSQSINSSEPLVFSFDKPVASTCCEPARAASLSYVDQACDKNKKEMFVRSTSLPYDPEVYQNAETPYIVNEDEYLSAVSEDTGRLTPQSISLQLNYSTQLEVKLQGSSFQAMHEQMSVEDQSSESTPDQDSSQKTSVPADSSPKDDVPSGSNSDEQKDHSESSSNQLAEEMSQLRLENEKLSARNRSLQREVEELRRVKESMVEEDLQLKPQINQMTMELTHAKEALSALKADRKRLKAEKFDLLNQMKQLYATLEDKEKELRDFIRNYEQRMKESDESLRHLAAERDETEREKWNILKHARDESEKVVKLSAQLGLKEAEIKKLQDDLEMVRKQLTSVGYYSDAESVRTNGLPTPTASTPTCSPQPVSTPTPTPNGRGSSADSGVRLSSDRDSTASHDGTPTITVEHGSFDCDTLSVCSSATAASLYYHACGMGTPKESPSLSPLYATPSCIRDDRGGDSTPTGGPMPSGHSLNSSAMSGLASSNASSGGLSRSAEQLCERLAETSDTSKGRGSNTLSRKSNKSGGTWGSISRVFARQKKRAALDASLYDGNGSDKRASWSPSSSLCVSPLTEESYSEKLRLLEEAQHIPLERWKAPTVLAWLEVTLGMPQYGAMCAENVRSGKVLLELNDSELEAGLGISHPMHRKKLRLAIEELREPRLSRYPRISALGHTWVSSEWLPDLGLPQYCDAFANNLVDGRLLEALTKKELEKHLGVHRKFHQASIIHGVHLLRIVRFDRQILAERRRQSENVDCDPIVWTNLRWVKWARTIDLAEYADNLKDSGVHGALVVLESSFTADTMATALGIPQSKNIIRRHLATELESLVNPARQQLDEQARYAKLERRRQEKLAAGGSLGRSFSRSYGTGLERAEKDKRRASLRPLQKKVCAFTTLPSKFGTWRSSQGSLSRALGLRVREEINAAGNGGESSSSGGQSPAVSSRAHPHHPPQARPRSSVMPSGVYVHHETHRRVKSIGDIETITVTPV
- the LOC136835431 gene encoding uro-adherence factor A-like isoform X7, whose translation is MVATEQDGGSIKPSTAVAGEPLKPDTCDPKRLEAEGERTYQCSADTGPGRVLHERSVDHTACTCCDKQLGSKEVHCSENRNAIVAAYSSSENIHETDNVANVCCKVKVQQSKEIIYKSDSEKNSDLNIFAVTSDNSSFILSNVSSVIEPNNDVIKCDDVTSVVAGEDNHLEQYKSSQRTDASSVEILENEANEYKETGKTEGKRSIENKGSVAVSDNQGNQNGTNLVPDNDPENLEGPWSSPQLAKVVQELVVCKKFNMTTAQAKKRQHNISRLDIPTKDRTVIFDSTKLSSKVKTEKVEISGIVGLETKKDSGSHDDLLKGVARKLKSSASRSKKSVTEKDKSSEIYSGTPEPCNSLQPQEVSGNSNPAAEGRRLYTKNPRNDGKKQLTHRSKFFGRGHGDINKIEGTRGKGKPSEESKFLPSPKIEKLSHSPQFHKGKLSSSAKRDAPVTQSSPHQSPMRLRHQPSLKGSPKSESRRSSCSSSCHSPKLNSSRRNSPRLGSKTPSSNSPKSSPKAESPRVSHKKAASPNISKKSPSPRLTHGRIIKVVSPQGKNLFQRSPKNSPPSSCKKTENSNQKLGKLNGKKKSSNGDSRRSSVSSVKGTEDAKSSDTESQKDDVKQKETAQGDVADTHKTSESAKQCIKRSDAEKKPDEPTEDESKIVNELEEEPNVSGKKVRKEFDSEGNLDNKNNKGQLDEQTENVCNVETEAKPFKAMRREISDCRQRLDTFIENRSQQDNRQRYVYMASKMSGKLDAEIIQFFENQQQKPREIIRNEKLIQEHFKGSAKSEKRSKFIGSFFEKSVENTTTCDSKIIEDASKKADGDKESDSLPKDIKSDENSPQESKEIDMKENDRLGGRRKIDTESKNDNDEEEAQSQTEKSAENKEVSMTDPNHKAVESGIDSEIKEDVEKENSIKLVKESKGNSCIPPQCERNNQEKPEDLGKIRNSIPEESNLMKEDNNDTANYGEEDEEEEDEEEEEEEEEEEEETQAEAEVKVKKEELEEKKSQDTDKHEDELKKDIPNESDEMKDNLKREQNATKVSVTRRDEMIAKFKQDDGIMIEKIRSIKGSMNDQPPDVRKTDDADDGSSEKGEELTVTSLGDQERADDEIDELEKISLTGDQIDESLTEEEVENSAVNEGTKDATESQSRDASETESRSLTNNERNLKDYKAFAMDVKEHKNDNSCLLDNADETKTSQRTISISSPKDAVSHKIADQNKTDTQGAKHLIPVLNSNSNKESDDILEGITKEEVIRSPTVLKQEIHSVHFTLSPKDISRSRECISPNSEEDGDGMRRVISSTSFEFSKSDELQQAESTPNLKSPSVLEDDVFESNQNISDVASVEGREVEIAYTEIKVFGSHGDLYVPSAYTIAKQEPEVTYVNIPPKANLLTSSGNEIRIENIRLGGEPDKERSPTHKENRITRKLMPSHRRLTKTISEGNFRLASEPALDSDDGSTSKPAHLPSFKRSQTESEFEKDKLEAAVTDANKTSTVSEIFARGVSGKIRAKSRSVENIRLSSLSCVEITNPIDTPPIMKSNSSCRIVGVLKKKDSRENVLDLMSPPQGRDFESDIDDNNKSLVNQDTSPNQEDKKTQKQLHKQNSLLRIATEQIESTILEQAQPLESVFKESIKPVEALQGNFSVTSSTASESHIYENVPEVYKAGVIDISTHSEAEVNIDATEEKPKNLVAKVVHIYENLPAPGKLFDPPPGKMKDVPQSLPDAASLGSAVTGILKSQHIQEHSILKKENSCSGSLSYSERTETREYSRSPIISGRPPKISSEPASPRRSTFEKSSLKKRQPESESRIEKQKSNYMKQRSVRVGILKKQKSDITGVRLQKLHYFDNEFPGERRRSYSIGSELGKGSKSGKQDGSDEQNTDSYETSQANETSKLEITELERRCHSSISTSSNSSRSSAIDRILQSCAPCISSNTGSTLDLAQKPVVQPPAGESDTDSSNKGQFADESVVNESDSSKKSKNTRPHQVSSKPAFRASSSSSDVGASWSSEALSEIPSITQVAQNEEDLTVKSGHPDITLTPEKEVKLPTNGSDSVHNLTTTKTSLAADEPVIVAPSETSSVTDDIVSTDMEEKSSLQVTCERDGSSSTLQQGEPGDTDFYSELLDTILSVVDSQDPANAAGPTGLVSSPDAAGTKPSAISSKQIDNTRELQKNLKQKTLSVTVPAEHQYEIPEKHEPISPKKEEAERRAGTSDSDSTASLDSELAEVRRRVTERFPPAPREGSQASQESVLASPSAVCPMPNCTACRSQSINSSEPLVFSFDKPVASTCCEPARAASLSYVDQACDKNKKEMFVRSTSLPYDPEVYQNAETPYIVNEDEYLSAVSEDTGRLTPQSISLQLNYSTQLEVKLQGSSFQAMHEQMSVEDQSSESTPDQDSSQKTSVPADSSPKDDVPSGSNSDEQKDHSESSSNQLAEEMSQLRLENEKLSARNRSLQREVEELRRVKESMVEEDLQLKPQINQMTMELTHAKEALSALKADRKRLKAEKFDLLNQMKQLYATLEDKEKELRDFIRNYEQRMKESDESLRHLAAERDETEREKWNILKHARDESEKVVKLSAQLGLKEAEIKKLQDDLEMDGSMPIQIKLSPKLDVKENVIQGLSKSPLQTSEVRKQLTSVGYYSDAESVRTNGLPTPTASTPTCSPQPVSTPTPTPNGRGSSADSGVRLSSDRDSTASHDGGMGTPKESPSLSPLYATPSCIRDDRGGDSTPTGGPMPSGHSLNSSAMSGLASSNASSGGLSRSAEQLCERLAETSDTSKGRGSNTLSRKSNKSGGTWGSISRVFARQKKRAALDASLYDGNGSDKRASWSPSSSLCVSPLTEESYSEKLRLLEEAQHIPLERWKAPTVLAWLEVTLGMPQYGAMCAENVRSGKVLLELNDSELEAGLGISHPMHRKKLRLAIEELREPRLSRYPRISALGHTWVSSEWLPDLGLPQYCDAFANNLVDGRLLEALTKKELEKHLGVHRKFHQASIIHGVHLLRIVRFDRQILAERRRQSENVDCDPIVWTNLRWVKWARTIDLAEYADNLKDSGVHGALVVLESSFTADTMATALGIPQSKNIIRRHLATELESLVNPARQQLDEQARYAKLERRRQEKLAAGGSLGRSFSRSYGTGLERAEKDKRRASLRGSLSRALGLRVREEINAAGNGGESSSSGGQSPAVSSRAHPHHPPQARPRSSVMPSGVYVHHETHRRVKSIGDIETITVTPV